The Quercus lobata isolate SW786 chromosome 9, ValleyOak3.0 Primary Assembly, whole genome shotgun sequence region tatcacacaatctaaaaaaaaaaaaaatactacatctacaacatttttacaataaattttaggtaGCAAGTTGTTACTTTCTGTAGCTAGTAAGCAAAAATGTACCcgctttttcttcttttttagtgGTAGCACAACCCAAATATCTAGTGGTAAGAATCTTTTAGTTGTTGGATCATATTACCAATTTACCACAAAGAGTAATTCGAATAGTGGAAAGTAAAGGACAaatacactctctctctctctctctctctctctctctctctctctctctctctctctctctctctctctctctctctctctctctctctctctctctctccatgttTTCTCCCAAGATAAAACCTCAACTCAACCATGTCATGGTAATCCGGTAATTCTCCGCTTTTACTGCAGTATTTGTGCAAATATGCGTAAGCACTATTGTTGTatatttcaacttttttattttttcttagcatttttggataatgaagaaagaaattagATAGTGGTTGTGATAcctgaagagaaaaaaattattttaataaattaaaaaattaataatttattaaaatataatttagaataaataattagaGGTGAATATTTTTGAGAAGTAATtaagtaaaattataaaaaaaataataataataagttgttATGTGAGTAAATGGTAAAGTATGCACTAGCCGACATGCATAACGTGCTTTTTAAGATATAACTCATGCCTCAAATCAACTGTGTGATATTTTCCACATTTTTCCACCTAACTctcactttttttatataaaaaataaataaataaataaattatttggtAAGAACACTATTTGTTGGAATAAACCTATGATGCCCACGTTTTTTACTAGATTTAACTTTTAACCCTTCGACTTTTCACAGTTTCACCAAATACTTACATCTGTTTAGATAcagtttattttgctaaaattaaaaatatattgtcaaaaatactgtaaataaaaataaaaattagcaaaaataataCAGTGAGCCAGTGGCGGAGCCAGAATTTTAGCTCAGAGGaggcaaaattaaaagatattatTTAAAGTGAAAttgatctaaaaaatattaatcgataataataacaaaataaataaacaattgtaagaaaataaatacattttatattattaaaataaattttaaaaaataattaattcataCTACAAGATTTACAACAAAATGTTTACAGACTGATGTGGTAAAAATGTTATTGGTATTACTTAAACaatatataatgaataaatgtttgaaattattttttgtagttAGTGACATATCAATTCGTAAGATataagtagtaaaatttgtaatatctctaGCATCAATCGACAATAAAATACTGTAAAGAGTATAATTAATAGTGAAAATGGTGAAAAAAATAAtcgaaaggaaaaaaattgtaatacaGGTGTCAAACTTGGGACAAGACAAAAGCTACCTACAAGAATAGTAAAATAGGTGACAAGGTAGTAGATTTGATGTTTGAGAAAACCTTTTTTTGTGTCAAATCTACTTTGTTTCAACCAACTgggaattcttttttttttgtttttttctctatgCGTGGAACTCCTTGAGAATTAAGGTTACATATACATGAAAATTTTAGGAGTCAAGGGAGGCAGGTGCCCCCCTCACCATCTCTGCCTCCGTTTCTGCAGTAAGTtcatgaatagtattaaaagATACAGTGAAAcctataaataacaaaaataagttgaataatgagatttttttttttttttttaaagaagaggACAGTTCTTGTTTCATACTACCAAAAGTAAAGACAAATTCCTTACTCAAAAGCTTACCTACAGAATAGGGGATAAGACCAACTTCAAAAATCTACTGTGTTCCAGAATCCAAATAGATGTTAATCACtgtgtgttaattttttgtattcctCTATATAAACACATGTGCTTCTGTTATTGTGCACCTCTCAATTCTCAGCTCTGGTATTCTGATATCTGATTTCTCTCAAGGCTTTGATTCCTCATCTGGATTCTATTTCTTGTTTGTAGATTTTGTATTGAAACAATGAaccaaatgcaaaaaaatgcGCATTTGGTGTTCGGAATCTTTGGTGGGTTGTATTGAATTTCTCTgcgtttctttccttctttcttggcATTTTGGACTTATGGTTCCTCTGTTTTGTTATCTTTCTCTGCAGGAAATGTTACTGCTCTGTTCCTCTTCTTGGCTCCAATGTATGTATCATTTGAGAACCCCTTTTGGCTCTTATAAAGTTGCCAACTTTTGGTCCTTTTTAACTCTTTTCTGCAAAAGGGTGTTGATCTCTTTGATTCTTGGACATGTTTTTACAATCTTTTCTACCTTCTTTTAgtctttatattatatatatctgATTAATCTGACATATTCTATTACTGAGAAGTTGTTAATCTGTGTAATTCATGTGAGGAATTGTGAATAATTTTGGTGCGTATTGTAGGATAACGTTCTGGAGGATTATAAAGACCAAGTCCACAGAACAGTTTTCCGGCATTCCATACGTGATGACCTTGCTCAACTGCCTTCTTTCTGCTTGGTATATAATATATGCTTCTTGTTTCATCAACCGggttctttttaatttttattgtttcttttcttcctttgttaCCTCTTTTTAACCCCTATACTTCTCTGTTTTTGTCATGGATTATGAGTGTctttaattactattattatggTGATGATAATGATGGGGATTTTATAGTTAATTCATGTTAATTTCATGGCCATCCGGGCATTCAGGGGCCTCTGTGTTGGTCGGTTGGACTGGGAGTCTTGGATAGCAATTAAACAGGATGACAATTTTGGTTCCACGTTTCTTGCTTtaggaaaatgaaatttaatgCTTGGTTGATTAATGTTAATTTATTCTGTACTGTGCATGGAACTGTTTAATATTTGTTTCTTTAGTAACTAAAATTTCAATTGGTGTGTCATTCATAAGAAATTTTAGACCTTTTTCAAAAttgtctctatttttttcaaagaaacatTCTCTCGATCTGCTAGTTCCttcaattttaaattgtaaagaaataaaataacaaaaaatcaaaaatatgaaccataaaatcttttgaaattttcctccttttttttttttttaattaattgtgCTGCCAATAGTCCAAAATGATTTCCTTTCAGAGTTGTCTAGTTCAATTGTCTTATAATTACTGATTTTATACATGAAATAAATGTTGAACAGGTATGGCCTACCCTTTGTGTCAAAAAACAATCTTTTAGTTTCAACAATCAATGGCACTGGTGCAGGAATAGAGGTCATATATGTGTTGATCTTCATCGTCTATGccccaaagaaagaaaaaaccaagATTTTGGGGCTCTTCGCGTTTGTGCTCACCTTTTTCGCAGCCGTGGCCTTGATCTCCCTCCTAGCCTTGCATGGCAATACCAGAAAGCTCTTCTGTGGCTTTGCTACTGCCGTTTTCTCCATAATCATGTATGGCTCACCTCTGTCAATCATGGTGAGTTTTAACTCTTAAgctatttcttgattttttactACTTGTTAAATATTTAATGAAGGAATTGACTGGACCCTGATTGATTTGGTTTCAAAGATTATGCCTCAGCCACTGGACCCAGTTTCAGTTATTTTCAGTATGATCACTCCAAAAAAGAAGTTATTTTCAGTATCCGTTTGGATCCACAAACGCGGATCCACgtttgcgtgtttttttttttttttttttcagccgcatgttttgatattttaacagtactatttatgagtcccataaattttacaataactTTTTCATTAGAAATAGATTTCACGatattatttatatgtttaaaaattattttattacattatttttaattttcaattttaatagaataaattttatcaaaacgCACttttgatagaacttattttgatAGCTTGGTCACGGAAAGTGTGCAGCTTTGGCCCATTTCTTTATGTTAGGCCATTTTCAGAATATAATGCTATAAGACAAAATTTTGGTATGGTATCCTAATTCCTAAGTACTGTATCCTAGCCGCTTAGGTTGTCAAATTGATTTCAACCGCATGATTATGTTGaccaatttgacaaaaatagttttacatttttttaataatgattaaatttaatcatataCAAATCTTAAATACAGtacttaaaaaattgtatataaaattttaccaGTATATTAGTATTTGTCTTAAAGTTAAACATACAATTATGCTTCCTAAAAAAGTTTGGTTATACATACTTTTTGGTGCATGAACTTATATGggttttatatgtatatgcaGAGGACTGTGATTACGACAAAGAGTGTTGAATTCATGCCATTTTTTCTGTcgctgttttgttttttgtgcggCACTTCCTGGTTTATCTATGGTCTGCTCGGCAATGACCCTTTTGTATATGTAAGCATGTTCTCTCAATTCCTTAACTATTATCTTATAAATGCTTCGTTGTATGGCTAAGATGTCTTGGGAAATGGAAATATTGGAATATTGTGGATATATCATCATACTCCAAAAGTTTAAGaccaattataaatttttttaacaaactaaTCGAGACTGGTCACATGTATTTTTTCGGttattctattctatttaaagttgctctcttttttccaaaagtcataaatatttttttatttccttaatgAATATGTTAGTatcttttacaaattttaatgttattttagatCCTCTCAATGCCCATATATAAAATTCCTTAACATTATCGGTTTGCATATCCCTAGTAAGAAAATTTGTGTTCCAGAAAGAGCTTAGGCATGGCCAATTTACAGCCTGAGTTCCCAAATTTTGAAGCTGctatctcaaaaataaataaaaatgaaattgcaTTGCTAAAGTTCCCTCAGTTTCAAAACAAGTACCAATATGgtgtcttataaaaaaaataccaatatagtgtattaattttttaaaaagctatt contains the following coding sequences:
- the LOC115959138 gene encoding bidirectional sugar transporter SWEET1-like; translated protein: MNQMQKNAHLVFGIFGNVTALFLFLAPMITFWRIIKTKSTEQFSGIPYVMTLLNCLLSAWYGLPFVSKNNLLVSTINGTGAGIEVIYVLIFIVYAPKKEKTKILGLFAFVLTFFAAVALISLLALHGNTRKLFCGFATAVFSIIMYGSPLSIMRTVITTKSVEFMPFFLSLFCFLCGTSWFIYGLLGNDPFVYVNNGFGSFLGALQLILYFIYRKNKGKGKGENEIKSTSAVSVELGLPDKPNTNGAQNSHV